One Thermodesulfovibrionales bacterium DNA window includes the following coding sequences:
- a CDS encoding molybdopterin-dependent oxidoreductase, with protein sequence MESKKIIISPINLREDRLPPGQRWIENPIPYDITEDTNFSSNDYALEFYGEVEKPLKITYQELLLTFPQVELITDFHCVTHWSVREIHWEGVQVKELLKIVNPRSKYVLIYSKDGYTTNTLT encoded by the coding sequence ATGGAAAGTAAAAAAATTATCATAAGTCCTATTAATCTTAGAGAAGACAGGCTCCCTCCCGGCCAAAGATGGATTGAAAATCCAATTCCCTATGACATAACAGAAGATACCAATTTTTCTTCCAATGACTATGCCCTCGAATTTTATGGTGAAGTAGAAAAGCCTCTTAAGATAACCTATCAGGAACTACTACTAACCTTTCCACAGGTGGAACTGATTACAGATTTTCATTGTGTAACCCATTGGAGTGTTAGGGAAATTCATTGGGAAGGGGTTCAGGTAAAGGAGCTTTTAAAAATTGTAAATCCCCGATCAAAGTATGTCTTAATATATTCAAAAGATGGCTACACTACCAATACCTTAACGG
- a CDS encoding DJ-1/PfpI family protein, with protein sequence MSAGLLKGRHATCYKSVGKEMIDSGAHYEDKEVVVDGNLVTSRMPSDLPYFLRELMRLVHGK encoded by the coding sequence ATCTCTGCTGGACTTTTAAAGGGAAGACATGCAACATGCTACAAGTCCGTAGGAAAAGAGATGATAGATTCAGGCGCTCATTATGAAGACAAAGAAGTAGTTGTTGATGGAAACTTAGTAACTTCGAGAATGCCTTCAGATCTTCCCTATTTCTTGAGAGAATTGATGAGATTAGTCCATGGAAAGTAA
- a CDS encoding DJ-1/PfpI family protein: MKALIISADGFEDLELLVPLYRLKEENIEVDIASIKKGKIKGIRNYEVEANLDIDEVNPENYGLLVLPGGKAPETIRKSQ, encoded by the coding sequence ATGAAAGCACTGATAATTTCAGCTGATGGATTTGAAGATTTAGAATTGCTGGTGCCATTATATAGACTAAAAGAAGAAAACATTGAGGTCGATATAGCTTCAATCAAAAAGGGCAAAATTAAAGGCATTAGAAATTATGAGGTAGAAGCAAATCTTGACATAGATGAGGTAAATCCAGAAAACTATGGTCTACTTGTCTTGCCTGGCGGAAAAGCACCAGAAACTATTAGAAAATCTCAAA